The Apus apus isolate bApuApu2 chromosome 1, bApuApu2.pri.cur, whole genome shotgun sequence nucleotide sequence tttgttttgcttcatgtGTGTCAGTAGGGTAAGAGAATTATTGGGAATGCTTTGACTCAACTGACAAAGGGCTCTCCTGAATGCTTTGCACCCTGCCCCTAGACTTCTTTGTGTCCGGGATGCTGCCTTCACTTCAGACCTAAGAGCAGCACAGGTTTTGCAAATGCTCTGGCTGATTGATTGCCCATGGAGGGCCTGGTGGGTGCCTCACAGCTCACAGCCAGACACCCGTCTGCGTGCCCAAGTTGCTTTTGGAAAGaaactcagaaaaagaaagagggagagcaggggaaggagtttgtagctctgtttttttttatttcaagctggaacttaaaaacagaaaaaataacccaaaacgTTAAAGACTGAATAAACAGAACAGATCTTTTAAGCTAAAATTTCAATCGTTGTGGCCTGTGGTAGGGTGTTCTATCATAAATCTGCGTACTTGTACCACTGGCAAAACCTGAAGAagattgttttttctgtgtggtttcttttttgatatgtttttttctgtactttgaGGGGAGTACTTAAGTTTTCTGTGAGACTGATGGGTGAGTGGGTACCATAGTAGATGTATAAAAGATCTTAATCACATTGGTGAGGTAACAGtgaactttttgttttttcttaaatggaGTCAGTTCTAAAAACCCCATTTCTGTATGAATCTATGTGAAGTTACAGCTTTTAACTTacaggggtaaaaaaaaaagattccagGTTAAAATCTCTAGAGCCAAGCCaaatatggggttttttttgtttgggctttttttttctcttcttttttgaaCTCtaatatgattttatttttctttatatttagtGAACAAGTTGAAGAGGATTGATTTCAGCACTGCCTCCTTACTGAAAATGGCTcccactgcagaagaaagaaacattattCATGACATATTCCTTAATACATTGGACACAAGGcaagaaggggagggagggaggagaactGAAGTCttaaagagaggggaaaagtaACATGCCTCTTGAGTGGTTGCTCATAAGAGGGGGTAGTCTGGAATAAatgcacacatttttatttcccatttaatGATTTTAAATCTGAGGTGTTTTACTTGAAACACAGGTACAAAATTTAATATGACATGTACGCCTTTTAAAAGAGTCTGCTGTCTTTCAAGAGGGCTAGCTGTGCTGGCAGTGACAGAGTTAGTACAGAGAGCTTCTGAGCAAGCTGTTATGAATGATCTTGAGGAAAATGACTAAGGATTTTTAACTAAATGAGGGAGTGGAATGGTTCTGCAGCCATGTGACTTGCACAGTCTTAGGAGTTTTCTGCCATCATAcctagaaaaaaacctgtgaggAGGAATTGGCCATATTTGGACCACATAACCTTGCAGtgtgttttaaatgtaataTCTGAGAACATTATTTGAGGGAGACTAGTGTTGACACACTGCTGTTATGCTTGAGACTTGTGTGAAATTGTCCAGTGCCAATGAGGCTAGAACAATGTCTAATGACATTAGTGCTGTGTTGCATTTGTGGGTAATTTATGATTTCTTTAACTTCCTAACATACAATTGTTActttcaaagctgttttccaaAGTGAGACACACCTTTCAATTAGCAGCTGTGTTTTGTATGCCTTCTGTCTGATTTGAAACCTCAGACGGTCTGCATGTTTGATGTTGAGTTACTCTGATAGCTCATTGTGTGCTTTTAATTCAGATTATGACTTGAAAAAACCAGGTAAAGCTTTTCTGGCAAAGTGTGTGCTTTGTGGTTGAgattgatctttttttttttgttaccttcCTCTAGTTTGTTCACTTACATCAGCTTGAGCATTAGCAGAAGTTTTTGAAAGACCAGGAGAATAGGCTTATTGCAGTAACAAACCAAAGTATCACTTTACATAGGGCTTCAAGGTCAGTTGGAATAGCTTTTAGTGACagcatttctggttttctggggtctttttttttttagttttggttgttttttttttagtgtgtttgCATTTGCCATTTGCATTTTTGACTTGCGGAATTCTGCTCATGTGGGCTATAAAGGTTTTGTCTCTTCCAAAGGACAGTAAGTTTCCGGAGTCGTAAATTACCACCCAATTCAGTGTGGATGGAAGATGCAAAGCTAAAAGGCCTACAGATTTGCCATCCTCAGGTATTTTGAATTAATGAATTACAGAAACAGTTACTTAGGAATTGCCTTGTAAGACTAGTCATtccattattttgtttctgttctgcagtCCTTGCAATGTATTTTGATCTTAGTTTCCTTTCCCGTTTTTCTATTATCTGTGTGGGTTGTCACTGCAAAATAGAAGACTTTCACTTACCTTCTCTTCTTAGCAGACTGTTCCATTTTGTGTATAGAAATTCCTTTGCCGGGTGTTTAATTTGGGCTTCTGGTTGCtaacacaatttttattttttatcttatgTTGCCAAATGAGTTGGATGAGCTCCTATTAAGTAAAGTTGCCTCAGCCATTTGGACTTCTACACATCTATTTCAGTAGTGCTTTTTATATTTCCGGATGCTGGAAGTTCTGTTAAATACTATGAAGTGCAGACTTCAACACAATGCTTTGGAAAGAGCATATGTAATTTATCagttcaatttttatttctacctACAGGAACGAAACATCTTCAATAGGATCTTTGGGGGTTTTCTCATGAGAAAGGCGTTTGAACTGGCATGGGCAACTGCTTGCAGCTATGGGTGAGTTGTAAACCTTCCATATTTATATAATCCAGAGAACTGTGTACATGGACATATGTCGGGAAGCCAAGCTAACTAACCTAATGAAGCCAAGCTAACCTAACCTAAGTAGAAGAGACCTGGGTGTCTAACAGAATCTTGCACTGTTAGTGCACAGCACTATTTTACCTAGAGCATCTGTTGTATTTACAAAGAGATTTGCATCTTGCTCCTTGGAGCTTGTTTTTTAAGCATTAGAAGtcaagattaaaaaatgcatcctttttctgttttggcttACCAAGCTGTTGAAATTGATTTTTGAAGATatggtttctttttaatcataTGAAATAGACATTTTATTGAATACATATGACAACTTTTCATTCTGTACACAAGAGGAGTGGTTTCTGAACTCCTTCTAGTAACTGCTTGTGCTTAGAAAGTGTGACTGAGCTTGTCATGCAGCAAAGATCTGTGCATGAGTTTAGTAGAGCATGCATAACCTGacagaaacagaagtgttttgtgTCTGCTTGGAAAACTGAGGCCTGAGCAATGATGACATGAAGATTGCCTAGCAAGTGTAAGTTGTGAGCTGTAATAATGAAGCAATAATGGATCCTTAGAGAGTGTGTGTTTTTATGCCTGTGAGGTTTCCTCCAGTTATTTTTGTCTTGGTTGATGACATTATTCTTTAGTACTTCATGTGGCTTCTATTTAAGAGAGATGTATTTTCTAGTAACCCTTAGTTAAAGTGCtgacaatgaaatattttgaatttcttCAAACACCCTCATTATTCTTGTGAcaaaacttctctttttcttccccagggGTTCCAGACCTTTTATTGTATCTGTTGATGATATCATGTTTCAGAGGCCAGTTGAGGTTGGATCTTTGTTACTCCTTTCTGGTCAGGTAAGATTTGATCtatttttgaaaagaagaaaaacttgtcATTGCTGAGGCCAATGTTTGTCACTGATAATGCAATTATCCATGCAATTAAATCTGTTACATTTTTTCAGCTCCCATTATAAACTATGAACTATAACTCTTGTCTTAACTGTGCAGGTCtgctacacagaaaaaaactacaTCCAGGTTCGAGTACACAGTGAGGTTCATGATGCAGATACCAGGGAGAACCAGACAACCAATATCTTCCATTTTACATTTATATCAGAAAATGAGGTCCCACGGGTTGTCCCCAAAACTTATGGAGGCAAGTATCCAATTACTGCATTGCCATCATAACTCTGTAGACAGgatgtctttctttctgttggaACATTTGTCATTTTAATAGATGAACTATTGGCATTTGAATAATTTAGCATGCAAACCACATTTATTTCATGCTTTGATGACAGTGTGGATTGCTTCTTAATCGTACCATTCTGTGTAGTTGCCCAGTATTGATGCTGAGTTACTAACATGgttctctcttttctccaccTTATTTCAGAGTCCATGTTGTATTTAGATGGGAAGAGACACTTTGCTGCCATCATGAAAGAAATCTGACAGGCACTGGGTGCTCTGTCAGCAGTGTAGCAGCATGCTGTCTTGGAAAGTTGTCACCAGAGATGACTAACAGACAGGTGCTCgtgatactaaaaaaaaccaaaacactgcaaaacaaagcaaaaccccaaacaaaacttcacaatgaaaaatacctttttattgctgtttatgcatttgcatatatttggattttttatgCTGTGCTACTAGGATTTGttgaaatctgcttttacaTGCCAATGCTAGGAAAAAAgactgaacaaaaaaatctgaagcatTAGACAGTTTCTCTGTGTTGGGAGATCTGATTACAGCCTTTCCTGTCTTGTCATCATCTTTCTCTTAGCAGCTCTCCTTTGGGTTTTCCTGATAAGGGATAGATGTTCTATCAGGGAAATGTATGCAATAGGTAGATACATTCAGATGAAGCCATTTGACCTACATTCTTGTGTAAATGAAGTTTagggtgttattttttttaacaaggacACACACATCTGGGCAGCAGCATAAGCTCAAGAAGTTACTAGTGTGGGCAGAACGTAAAGCAGGTGTTTCCCCTCAGCTGGGATTTTACAAGGTTGTTGCAGCTTCTGTTTTGGATGGTTTCATGTTCCCTTGGGAGGAAACTGatttttgcaaagaaatgaCATAGCCAGATGGTCTCTCCAGGCATTCTCTTTGTGTACAGCCAGCCCTTGCCAGCCTCactattcttttaaaatgtaactgaaGTTCCTTAATGAGTTACTTCGTATGGGCTATAGAAATCTGATTGGTGAGATTGAGTGGCACTGGGAAATGGCATTGTAGAACAGAACATTTTGGTTTGTTAGGAATTTGGagcagaaaagataaaatgctGCTCAAATGCTAATGGTTGTGTGTGTTGTTGGAGTCGGGTTCAGAGAatctgtgctgagcagctcccaTGTTAGTTGCTGAATGGTGGCAGGATTTTTATCCCACTGAGGGATGGTATGGAACTGACAACAATTCAGCTATTCAACAATTCATCCTCCCCAGATGAATTATTTGTCTGGCTTCTTAGTAGACTGTAATTAAATATGAGTATTACACAGCTTTAAAAGGTTGCCAGGTTTACCTGTGAAGAACAGAGTAATTCCCCACCACAGAGGGGCCACCAAGATGGATCTAACTGTGGTATATAAGTAACAGGAAGCAAGTACTTGATACTGAAGTGCTTCTGATGGAGTGGAGAAAGTTTTAATGATCTCCAGTATCTGGCAGATAAAGCCCAAGATCCTGAAATTAGGAACATGAGTGCATGGGTGGCATCAGCCTTTAGCAGTGAGGATGATTAGTCACAAGGACGAAACTGGACCTCTGATACCTTCAAATCAAGACTGATATCCTGTCTGATCACAACTCTCAAAGAGGAGTAGTTGGGCTCTGTGGTAGGTTAAATGCATGAAATACGATGTCTTATAATACAAGAGAATAGACTCTGGTTTCCTTGCTAGGTTTACAATCTTTTGAAATCAGGAGGCGGAAGCAGCAAGTGTAAATGACGTGAATTGGCATGGATGCATGAAACAGGTTgataaaataaagcaacatgctgaaattttatttctgagtaaGAAAGTTTGAGAAATTTCCAATTAGGACCAGTGTCCTTTGGTGCTAGGATAGAATGAAGTTCATGGCTTCTAACAGGCAGTTGCTGTGGTACACATCAGTCTTGCCCTTCGAAGATTTGGCTGCCTGTATATCTGAGTTAAGAGAGCTTTCCAGTGGAGGCACAGGGATGTTGCCTGATCTGGATGAAATTAATGCATTGCAGTGATAGTCAAGTAAGCCCCTGATGCCTTACATGGAGTTTCTTTCTTCAGCCACACTCCAGTGCTGATTCAGCTGTATGATGttacaatcttttttttttttttttttttttttttaaatggttatgACATGGTGGATATACTTggtattttctggttttctcctttttaaaactctttggAAGCTTAATATATACTCGACTGACCACACAAGTGAAGAACTGGAGTTCTACCCCAGCTTCTTCCCCCCTTACTGCATGGATCACTGTTggctattaaaaataagtagGAAGGCGGGAAGTGGAGGGACCTATTTCAGAACTATGTATTACTCTTGACTGTCTGCAGGTTTTTGTCATTGACCTCTCATTGGGGTACCAAGTTCTTCTTCCAACTGCTTTTTCAGCTGtattaaaatatgaatttttcATAACTTCTAAATTCAGCCTTCAGGAAGGGattgaagacaagaaaaaaaggtaatagAGTAAGGAGCAAGGCGTGACATCGAAGAAAATGAATCCCACAAGTGAGGATGGTTAGAAGAATGGTGTGTCTTCAAAGTTCATGATAGCTTGATCATGCATGACAATCACAGTAGTTATAGAAATATATGTACAGTCATACagaatgtgtatatatatacatatgtaaaagatattaaaaacgTATAGTAATAAACAGGCATATATTATATGCTTACATATTTTTCACTTGGAGAAGGTAACTCCAGGTCATAATACTCTCTGATAATAGGCTAAATGTTTCTTTGTTCAAGGCTGTTATTTGTGCACGTTGCTGTTTATATTTGTGTGTGAGATGAAATTGTTCTCAGATCTCACAtccagaatgaaaatattttaacatagTAATTAACGTTGAGTCCATATTGCATCTTAATGACCAATCCATCACTGCTGTGAGTGACTAATCATTACCACACAAGCCTAAAGATGTTGGTGTAAGAGCTTTTCATTTATAGTGAACCTATCTCTGTAACTGGCTGTGGCTTTATAGTGGGAAGTAAATGTTTCTGTGCCCATTGCATCTTGGAATACAacgaggaggaggaggtctGTGGTAGCTGGATTGCCTCTCCTAACCCTCTTGGAAGTTAATGGTGATGAAAAGATTTTTGTAGGACTGGCCAAGCTCAGTGCCGAAAAAGCACTTcactttaaatgttttctatttttctgtgttgaaagaaaaaaataaagttacttGCTGGAACAGCTTCTGGTGGCCCTTCTTCAAATACCTGGGATTCTTCTGCAGCCACATCATGATGCACAGCATTCTAGGAAGAAGCTTGCTGGGGCTGGTACAGCTTGAGCCACTAAGTGAAGGTTTAGTTCAGAAACCCTCTCTAAACTTACTGCATGCTGAATTGGTTTTACTGCATGTTCAATCCAGCCTTTGGTGACAGACTTGTTTGATTGCTGGTCCTCTGAATCAGTTTTTAACTAGGTGTGGGAGAGATTATTTCTTCACGGAGTTGGCACTAactgacaggaaaataaaagggtaAATATTCAGCTTTCATAAAAGGGAAAACGGGGACTCCTTTTGTGGAGGGTATTTGATGATGATACCTGCATAGAAAATAATACTGGAGTGTGTGCCCTTACAGCAGGGGATCCTCATCCTGTAGGGCTCTGTGAGGCTGGAAGCACTCTGGATCATTTGCTGctgcttactttttttcttctgttacatAGCAGAAATGGGAGATTTCTGGAGGAGAGGAGTGTGATTCTGGGGACTGGTACTTGAGGCTCTCAGAAAGGACAGTGGCACAGGTTCTGGGCCCTGCTCAGTGTCACATCTCTACTTTATCTGTTTAACTGTTCAGCAGAAAATTCAGATCTGGTCTTGCAGCAGGGACCAGTGCCCCAGGCGCTGTCTCCATCAGGCTGGTGGGGAGCCTTTGAGGGGGTCATCTCCAGAACTGAATGCTGCTAAAGGTGAGTTTCTTCTTACAGGCAAGGCAAATAGGCTAGCACCAGGGCTCTGCActgcaggagaggaggcagAACTTTATCAGAGTATCTAGGGGCTGTAGGGCAGCACCTGGGGATGTTGTTCAGTGAGGTGGGCTTGCTAGAGTGCCCATCCTAAAGGCAGCAGTGGTGGAGTTGTCACAAAAGTTCCTACCCCAGCTAGATCCTttctgcctggagaggtggCTTTCGCCTGCTGACTTTGTCAGCACTTGCACATCTGCAAATCCCAATAATCCCAGACCCACAGACTTCAGtgtttctccttccttgctCCCCTGCTGAGTTTCCAGTATTATTCTTCTGTTCAGGGATCACATCTTACGTCTTTTGGTTTCCATTTTTCCTGGAGGCAGCGTGTAACAGGATCTACCtgtttcccctccccccccctcacTTCTCAAAAACCAGCACttctgcttccccccccccccccagtcttttccttcctaaacTATCTACCAGCATATCCAAGAATCTGTAAAACTCCGTTCTCTCTTTCCATAGAATTAATCCTTCAAGTATCTAGTGTGACATAGTGACTCAGGTCTTTGCTTAATGTCTTTCCCTAAGACTCTTTGTTCCTATTgaactgcttaaaaaaacaaaattaaaccagTTCCTTAGCCTGTTCCTTACCATATGAATTTAGTGGGCTGGGGCCTTCCAATTTGGCACAGCTACACTGCTATGGACCTAAATCTGCAATGTTCAGAGTATGCAGGTGGCATCAGTATCCTTCAGTCAGTAAATGCTCTTagtcctgttttcttttctcgGCTCAGGGCTCTTACTGCTTTCAACATCTGCTTTGGTTTGATACTCTTGCTGCTGTAGGTGCTGCAGTGACACAACATGTGGTTTTGTTGCTGTAACTTAGattgatagaatcatagaatgttttggtttggaaggaacctagaagatcatctagttccaaccccctggcaagggcagggacaccttccaccagaccagattgcacaaagccccatccaacctggccttgaacacctccagggaggggcatcaacagcctccctgggcaacctgttccagtgtctcaccactctaCAGTAAAGAATtctttcctaatgtctaacctaaatctcccctcttcccatttaaaaccattaacccttgtcctatcactacacaccctggtaaaaagtccttccccagctttcaggtactggaaggccactatgaggtctccccagagccttctcttctccaggctgaacagcccaaactctctcagcctgtcttcataggagaggtgctccagccctcggatcatctttgtgacccttgCTACTCACCTGGCTCCATGAAGAACTGTGGGCTGGATAGAGCATGTTCAATGTCTGGGTGATAACTCATCTCTGTCTTCATAGTCTTTGCTGGCTTAGTGCCACAGAtgtgttttgctgctgggaGAGCATTCAGTGTGAATGAGAGCAACCTGGCTGGAGGGGCAGGCCAAGCAGCATTTCTAAGGCAGGCATGAGTGCAGAGTTTGTTTTGTGCCTTGGGCTGCTTATGAATATCCATGGGCCTGCATGTCACACTGCCGTTGCTTGGAGTTATATGAATGTTCTCTGCGTTcgtgtttttggtgttttggggtCAATAACTGTTGTAAACAAAATCCAGAGTGAAATTCACAGCTTATTTATGTGAGAAACTGCCTT carries:
- the ACOT9 gene encoding acyl-coenzyme A thioesterase 9, mitochondrial isoform X4, whose translation is MQERKALHTLLAKQQEDLPPRRMKDSYIEVILPLGSQPEIREKYLNVHNSVRFGRILEDLDSLGVLICYTHTKQEMQPRSPLSIVTALVDKINLCKKIIYPDCDIKFTGNVSWVGRTSMEVKMHMLQLHDGDYSPVLDATFVMVARDPENKRPAFVNPLVPETPEEEEVFKQGELNKLKRIDFSTASLLKMAPTAEERNIIHDIFLNTLDTRTVSFRSRKLPPNSVWMEDAKLKGLQICHPQERNIFNRIFGGFLMRKAFELAWATACSYGGSRPFIVSVDDIMFQRPVEVGSLLLLSGQVCYTEKNYIQVRVHSEVHDADTRENQTTNIFHFTFISENEVPRVVPKTYGESMLYLDGKRHFAAIMKEI
- the ACOT9 gene encoding acyl-coenzyme A thioesterase 9, mitochondrial isoform X3, encoding MRSRLRDIVGASTNWRDHVQAMQERKALHTLLAKQQEDLPPRRMKDSYIEVILPLGSQPEIREKYLNVHNSVRFGRILEDLDSLGVLICYTHTKQEMQPRSPLSIVTALVDKINLCKKIIYPDCDIKFTGNVSWVGRTSMEVKMHMLQLHDGDYSPVLDATFVMVARDPENKRPAFVNPLVPETPEEEEVFKQGELNKLKRIDFSTASLLKMAPTAEERNIIHDIFLNTLDTRTVSFRSRKLPPNSVWMEDAKLKGLQICHPQERNIFNRIFGGFLMRKAFELAWATACSYGGSRPFIVSVDDIMFQRPVEVGSLLLLSGQVCYTEKNYIQVRVHSEVHDADTRENQTTNIFHFTFISENEVPRVVPKTYGESMLYLDGKRHFAAIMKEI